A DNA window from Pseudomonas resinovorans NBRC 106553 contains the following coding sequences:
- a CDS encoding ornithine cyclodeaminase family protein — protein sequence MQSIRFFTNADVAAALAYPQLIEALRKGLAKPAEAPVRASHALPEDASLLCMPVWQKGQGVGVKLVTVFPRNGEKGLPSVAALFTLFDDATGRPLAVLEASELTARRTACTSALAASALVRHDASRLLVVGTGTLAAHMVRAHCVVRPYQRVDIWGRNPDKAAELVARLKAEGYPVQVAADLQTCAQQADCISCVTTSTSPLILGDWLRPGTHLDLVGAFLPNMRETDSAAVARSRIVVDTRAGALEEAGDLLLAIADGAITEQSIHVELADLLHGKGHRQTNSEITLFKSVGHALEDLIAAQVLLAGAEAG from the coding sequence ATGCAAAGCATTCGCTTCTTCACCAACGCCGATGTCGCCGCCGCCCTGGCTTATCCACAGCTCATCGAGGCCCTGCGCAAAGGCCTGGCCAAGCCCGCCGAGGCGCCGGTGCGTGCCTCCCACGCCCTGCCGGAGGACGCCTCGCTGCTGTGCATGCCGGTGTGGCAGAAAGGCCAGGGCGTCGGGGTGAAACTGGTCACCGTGTTCCCCCGCAACGGCGAGAAGGGCCTGCCCTCGGTCGCCGCCCTGTTCACCCTGTTCGACGACGCCACCGGCCGGCCCCTGGCGGTGCTGGAGGCCTCCGAACTCACCGCCCGCCGCACCGCCTGCACCTCGGCCCTGGCCGCCAGCGCCCTGGTGCGCCACGACGCCAGCCGCCTGCTGGTGGTGGGTACCGGCACCCTGGCCGCGCACATGGTCCGCGCCCACTGCGTGGTGCGCCCGTACCAGCGTGTGGATATCTGGGGGCGCAATCCGGACAAGGCCGCCGAGCTGGTGGCCAGGCTCAAAGCCGAAGGCTATCCGGTGCAGGTCGCCGCCGACCTGCAGACCTGCGCCCAGCAGGCCGACTGCATCAGCTGCGTCACCACGTCCACCTCGCCACTGATCCTGGGCGACTGGCTGCGGCCGGGTACCCACCTCGACCTGGTGGGCGCCTTCCTGCCGAACATGCGGGAGACCGACAGCGCCGCCGTGGCCCGCTCGCGCATCGTCGTCGACACCCGCGCCGGTGCCTTGGAGGAAGCCGGCGACCTGCTGCTGGCCATCGCCGACGGCGCCATCACCGAGCAGAGCATCCACGTCGAACTCGCGGACCTGCTGCACGGCAAGGGCCATCGCCAGACCAACAGCGAGATCACCCTGTTCAAGTCCGTAGGTCATGCGCTGGAGGACTTGATCGCCGCGCAGGTGCTGCTGGCCGGTGCCGAGGCTGGTTGA
- a CDS encoding GntR family transcriptional regulator, which yields MSKPGQRVLAELRKMIASGELAAGERIIEIPTAERLQVSRMPVRMALRELEQEGLLIKSGGRGYTVRAVTAEDIAGAVEVRGVLEGLAARQAAERGIDDATREVLQGCLDEGDRLFEKGHVLLEELEAYHSLNMRFHRAIIDASGNRAIAEALARNDHLPFASVSSLAVDRNDLAREFRRFNFAHMQHHAVFDALVSGQGARAEAVMREHANATLRYAEYFLPQRQGVTVLQKG from the coding sequence ATGAGCAAGCCGGGCCAGCGCGTGCTGGCGGAACTGCGCAAGATGATCGCCTCCGGCGAACTGGCGGCAGGGGAGCGCATCATCGAGATCCCCACCGCCGAACGCCTGCAGGTGTCCCGCATGCCGGTGCGCATGGCGCTGCGGGAGCTGGAGCAGGAGGGGCTGCTGATCAAGTCCGGCGGCCGGGGCTATACGGTGCGCGCGGTGACCGCCGAGGACATCGCCGGGGCGGTGGAGGTGCGCGGCGTGCTGGAGGGCCTGGCGGCACGCCAGGCCGCCGAGCGCGGCATCGACGACGCGACCCGCGAGGTGTTGCAAGGCTGCCTGGACGAGGGCGACCGGTTGTTCGAGAAAGGCCATGTCCTGCTAGAGGAGCTGGAGGCCTACCACAGCCTGAACATGCGCTTCCATCGGGCGATCATCGACGCCAGCGGCAACCGCGCAATCGCCGAGGCGTTGGCGCGCAACGACCACCTGCCATTCGCCTCGGTGAGTTCGCTGGCGGTGGACCGCAACGACCTGGCCCGAGAGTTCCGCCGCTTCAACTTCGCCCACATGCAGCACCACGCCGTGTTCGATGCCCTGGTCAGCGGCCAGGGCGCGCGGGCCGAGGCGGTCATGCGCGAGCACGCCAACGCCACCCTGCGCTACGCCGAGTATTTCCTGCCGCAACGCCAGGGCGTGACCGTGCTGCAGAAAGGCTGA
- a CDS encoding ABC transporter ATP-binding protein codes for MSAPILEFKDVDVFYGPIQALRKVSLHINEGETVSLIGANGAGKSTLLMSIFGQPRAANGAIVYRGTDITHKSAHFVASNGVAQSPEGRRVFPDMSVEENLLMGTIPVGMDHVDEDMQRMFELFPRLKERRNQRAMTMSGGEQQMLAIARALMSRPKLLLLDEPSLGLAPIVVKQIFQTLKELAQTGMTIFLVEQNANHALKLSDRAYVMVTGEIRMSGTGEELLGNQDVRNAYLGGH; via the coding sequence ATGAGTGCGCCGATCCTGGAGTTCAAGGATGTCGACGTGTTCTACGGGCCGATCCAGGCCCTGCGAAAGGTCAGCCTGCACATCAACGAAGGTGAGACGGTGAGCCTGATCGGCGCCAACGGCGCCGGCAAGTCGACCCTGCTGATGTCCATCTTCGGCCAGCCCCGCGCGGCGAACGGCGCCATCGTCTACCGGGGTACCGACATCACCCACAAGTCGGCGCACTTCGTCGCCTCCAACGGCGTTGCCCAGTCGCCGGAAGGGCGCCGGGTGTTCCCCGACATGAGCGTGGAGGAGAACCTGCTGATGGGCACCATTCCCGTCGGCATGGACCATGTGGACGAAGACATGCAGCGCATGTTCGAGCTCTTCCCGCGCCTCAAGGAGCGGCGCAACCAGCGCGCCATGACCATGTCCGGCGGCGAGCAGCAGATGCTCGCCATCGCCCGTGCGCTGATGAGCCGGCCCAAGCTGCTGCTGCTCGACGAACCTTCCCTGGGCCTGGCGCCCATCGTGGTCAAGCAGATCTTCCAGACCCTCAAGGAACTGGCGCAGACCGGCATGACCATCTTCCTCGTCGAGCAGAACGCCAACCACGCGCTCAAGCTCTCCGACCGCGCCTACGTGATGGTCACCGGGGAAATCCGCATGAGCGGCACGGGCGAGGAGCTGCTGGGCAACCAGGACGTGCGCAACGCCTACCTCGGCGGCCACTGA
- a CDS encoding aromatic ring-hydroxylating dioxygenase subunit alpha has protein sequence MFPKNAWYVACTPDEIEGKPLGRQICGEKMVFYRAAEGRVAALEDFCPHRGAPLSLGFVEDGRLICGYHGLAMGCEGRTEAMPGQRVRGFPAIRSFPAVERYGFIWVWPGDAEQADPALIHHLEWAESPDWAYGGGLYHIGCDYRLMIDNLMDLTHETYVHASSIGQKEIDEAAPSTRVDGEEVITERHMEGVMAPPFWRMALRGNGLADDVAVDRWQICRFTPPSHVLIEVGVAHAGHGGYHAPAQHKASSIVVDFITPESETSIWYFWGMARNFNPGDQALTDTIREGQGKIFAEDLEMLEQQQQNLLRHPQRNLLKLNIDAGGVQARRILERRIEAERPGASARIASA, from the coding sequence ATGTTTCCGAAGAACGCCTGGTACGTGGCCTGCACGCCCGACGAGATCGAGGGCAAACCGCTCGGCCGCCAGATCTGCGGCGAGAAGATGGTCTTCTACCGCGCCGCCGAGGGTCGCGTGGCCGCCCTGGAGGACTTCTGCCCGCACCGTGGCGCGCCCCTGTCCCTGGGCTTCGTCGAGGACGGCCGGCTGATCTGCGGCTACCACGGCCTGGCCATGGGCTGCGAAGGCCGCACCGAAGCCATGCCCGGCCAGCGCGTGCGCGGTTTCCCGGCGATCCGCAGCTTCCCGGCCGTGGAGCGATACGGCTTCATCTGGGTCTGGCCGGGTGACGCCGAACAGGCCGACCCGGCGCTGATCCATCACCTGGAATGGGCAGAGAGCCCGGACTGGGCCTACGGTGGCGGCCTCTACCACATCGGCTGCGACTACCGCCTGATGATCGACAACCTGATGGACCTGACCCACGAGACCTACGTCCATGCCTCCAGCATCGGCCAGAAGGAAATCGACGAGGCCGCCCCCAGCACCCGCGTCGACGGCGAGGAAGTGATCACCGAGCGGCACATGGAAGGGGTCATGGCCCCACCCTTCTGGCGCATGGCCCTGCGCGGCAACGGCCTGGCCGACGACGTAGCGGTGGACCGCTGGCAGATCTGCCGCTTCACCCCGCCGAGCCACGTGCTGATCGAGGTGGGCGTGGCCCATGCTGGCCACGGCGGCTACCACGCCCCGGCGCAGCACAAGGCCTCCAGCATAGTGGTGGACTTCATCACCCCCGAGAGCGAGACCTCCATCTGGTACTTCTGGGGAATGGCGCGCAACTTCAATCCCGGCGACCAGGCCCTCACCGACACCATTCGCGAGGGCCAGGGCAAGATCTTCGCCGAAGACCTGGAGATGCTCGAACAGCAGCAGCAGAACCTGCTGCGCCATCCCCAGCGTAACCTGCTCAAGCTCAACATCGATGCCGGAGGCGTCCAGGCCCGACGCATCCTCGAGCGCCGGATCGAAGCCGAACGCCCTGGCGCCAGCGCCCGGATCGCCAGCGCCTGA
- a CDS encoding putative quinol monooxygenase, which produces MVKVALLVRLEAKPGKVAEVEDFLRGGLPLVQEEPDTTAWFALRLGPQSFGIFDAFDSEMGLQAHMAGKVAAALMEHAGELFSEPPQIERLEVLAAKLPADDEDEAL; this is translated from the coding sequence ATGGTCAAAGTCGCCTTGCTGGTACGCCTCGAAGCCAAGCCGGGAAAAGTCGCCGAGGTGGAAGACTTTCTTCGCGGCGGACTGCCGCTGGTGCAGGAAGAGCCCGACACCACCGCCTGGTTCGCCCTGCGCCTGGGACCACAGAGTTTCGGCATCTTCGATGCCTTCGACAGCGAAATGGGCTTGCAGGCGCACATGGCCGGCAAGGTGGCCGCCGCGCTGATGGAGCACGCCGGTGAGCTGTTCAGCGAGCCGCCACAGATCGAGCGGCTGGAAGTGCTGGCGGCGAAGTTGCCTGCCGATGACGAGGACGAAGCCCTGTAG
- a CDS encoding MFS transporter: MSLDPKGVIDNRPMRRFQWLAIGICIVLNMIDGFDVLVMAFTSASVSAEWGLGGAQVGLLLSSGLFGMAAGSLFIAPWADRFGRRPLILVCLLLSAAGMLLSALSQSPLQLALLRGLTGLGVGGILASSNVIAAEYASRRWRGLAVSLQSTGYALGATFGGMLAVWLIGHWGWRSVFLAGGLATLAVIPLVLLWLPESLDFLIERRPRGALARVNALCRRLGLEPLQELPPAVPRTAAEMGVRGLFAPKVRHTTFLIWATFFLVMFGFYFIMSWTPKLLVAAGLSAQEGITGGVLLSVGGIFGAALLGGLSARFSLAGVLGAFMLVTAALLVAFVFGATSLATALGLGFFIGLFANGCVAGLYALSPTVYDASLRATGVGWGIGIGRFGAILSPTVAGVLLDAGWQPLHLYGLFAVVFVAAVLVLLGLRRSQAPAVLATTSA, translated from the coding sequence ATGAGCCTCGACCCCAAAGGCGTCATAGACAACAGACCGATGCGGCGCTTCCAGTGGCTGGCCATCGGTATCTGCATCGTGCTGAACATGATCGATGGCTTCGACGTGCTGGTGATGGCGTTCACCTCGGCGTCGGTCTCCGCCGAATGGGGCCTCGGCGGGGCCCAGGTGGGCCTGCTGTTGAGCTCGGGGCTGTTCGGCATGGCCGCCGGCTCGCTGTTCATCGCGCCCTGGGCCGACCGCTTCGGCCGCCGGCCGCTGATTCTCGTCTGCCTGCTCCTGTCCGCCGCCGGCATGCTGCTCTCGGCGCTGAGCCAAAGCCCGCTCCAGCTCGCCCTGCTGCGCGGCCTCACCGGCCTCGGCGTAGGCGGCATCCTGGCCAGCAGCAACGTGATCGCCGCCGAATACGCCTCGCGGCGCTGGCGCGGCCTGGCGGTCAGCCTGCAATCCACCGGCTATGCCCTGGGCGCCACCTTCGGCGGCATGCTCGCGGTCTGGCTGATCGGCCACTGGGGCTGGCGCTCGGTGTTCCTCGCCGGCGGGCTGGCGACCCTGGCGGTGATCCCGCTGGTGCTGCTGTGGCTGCCGGAGTCGCTCGACTTCCTCATCGAGCGGCGGCCGCGCGGAGCCCTGGCCAGGGTCAACGCCCTGTGCCGGCGCCTTGGGCTGGAACCTCTGCAGGAGCTGCCGCCGGCGGTGCCCCGGACCGCAGCCGAGATGGGCGTTCGCGGGCTGTTCGCGCCGAAGGTGCGACACACCACCTTCCTGATCTGGGCGACCTTCTTCCTGGTGATGTTCGGCTTCTACTTCATCATGAGCTGGACGCCGAAGCTGCTGGTGGCTGCGGGCCTTTCCGCGCAAGAGGGGATCACCGGCGGCGTGCTGCTGAGCGTCGGCGGCATCTTCGGCGCCGCGTTGCTGGGCGGCCTGTCGGCGCGCTTCAGCCTGGCCGGCGTGCTCGGCGCCTTCATGCTGGTCACCGCCGCATTGCTGGTGGCCTTCGTCTTCGGCGCGACTTCCCTGGCCACCGCCCTGGGACTCGGGTTCTTCATCGGCCTGTTCGCCAACGGTTGCGTGGCGGGTCTCTATGCCCTGTCGCCGACCGTCTACGACGCCTCGCTGCGCGCCACGGGCGTGGGCTGGGGCATCGGCATCGGCCGCTTCGGCGCCATTCTCTCGCCCACCGTGGCCGGCGTCCTGCT
- a CDS encoding ABC transporter ATP-binding protein, producing MSDENILSVEHLMMHFGGIKALNDVSLKIKRGSISALIGPNGAGKTTVFNCLTGFYKATGGRIHLNTRDTTTDIIKVLGEPFEPTDFVKPAQFASRLRYKMFGGTHLVNRAGLARTFQNIRLFREMSVVENLLVAQHMWVNRNLLAGVFNTPGFRKSEDDALNHAFYWLEVVDLVDCANRLAGELSYGQQRRLEIARAMCTRPQLICLDEPAAGLNPAETEALSRIIRKLRDEHDQTVVLIEHDMGMVMSISDHIVVLDHGEVIAEGTPHDIRHDPKVIAAYLGAEEEEVA from the coding sequence ATGAGCGACGAAAACATCCTCAGCGTCGAGCACCTGATGATGCACTTCGGCGGCATCAAGGCGCTCAACGATGTCAGCCTGAAGATCAAGCGCGGCTCGATTTCCGCGCTGATCGGCCCCAACGGTGCCGGCAAGACCACGGTGTTCAACTGCCTGACCGGCTTCTACAAGGCCACCGGCGGACGCATCCATCTCAACACCCGTGACACCACCACGGACATCATCAAGGTGCTGGGCGAGCCGTTCGAGCCCACCGACTTCGTCAAACCGGCGCAGTTCGCCAGCCGCCTGCGCTACAAGATGTTCGGCGGCACCCACCTGGTGAACCGGGCGGGGCTGGCGCGCACCTTCCAGAACATCCGCCTGTTCCGGGAAATGTCGGTGGTGGAGAACCTGCTGGTGGCCCAGCACATGTGGGTCAACCGCAACCTGCTGGCCGGGGTGTTCAACACGCCGGGCTTCCGCAAGTCCGAGGACGACGCCCTGAACCATGCCTTCTACTGGCTGGAAGTGGTGGACCTGGTGGACTGCGCCAACCGCCTGGCCGGCGAGCTTTCCTACGGCCAGCAGCGCCGATTGGAGATCGCCCGCGCCATGTGCACCCGGCCGCAGCTGATCTGCCTCGACGAACCCGCCGCCGGCCTCAACCCGGCCGAAACCGAAGCGCTCAGCCGGATCATCCGCAAGCTGCGCGACGAACACGATCAGACCGTGGTGCTGATCGAACACGACATGGGCATGGTAATGAGCATTTCCGACCACATCGTGGTGCTGGACCACGGCGAAGTGATCGCCGAAGGCACCCCCCACGATATCCGCCACGATCCCAAGGTGATCGCCGCCTACCTCGGCGCCGAAGAGGAGGAAGTGGCATGA
- a CDS encoding SDR family oxidoreductase yields MTSTLFITGATSGFGEACARRFAQAGWSLVLTGRRAARLQALKDELSALTDVHTLELDVRDRAAMEAAIAGLPAKYEKIRGLINNAGLALGADPAPKCNLDDWDTMVDTNIKGLMYSTRLLLPRLIAHGRGASIVNLGSVAGNWPYPGSHVYGATKAFVGQFSLNLRNDLVGTGVRVSNIEPGLCESEFSLVRFGGDQAKYDATYAGAEAIQPEDIAETIFWMMNQPAHININSLEIMPVSQTWAGFAVNRSVK; encoded by the coding sequence ATGACTTCCACCCTTTTCATCACTGGCGCCACCTCCGGATTCGGCGAAGCCTGCGCACGCCGCTTCGCCCAGGCCGGCTGGTCGCTGGTGCTGACCGGCCGCCGCGCCGCGCGCCTGCAAGCGCTCAAGGACGAACTCTCGGCCCTGACCGATGTGCACACCCTGGAGCTGGACGTGCGCGACCGCGCCGCCATGGAAGCCGCCATCGCCGGCCTGCCGGCCAAGTACGAGAAGATCCGCGGACTGATCAACAACGCCGGCTTGGCCCTGGGCGCCGACCCCGCGCCCAAGTGCAACCTGGATGACTGGGACACCATGGTCGACACCAACATCAAGGGCCTGATGTACAGCACCCGCCTGCTGCTGCCGCGCCTGATCGCCCACGGCCGCGGCGCGAGCATCGTCAACCTGGGTTCGGTGGCCGGCAACTGGCCCTATCCGGGCAGCCATGTGTACGGCGCCACCAAGGCCTTCGTCGGCCAGTTCTCGCTGAACCTGCGCAACGACCTGGTAGGCACCGGCGTGCGCGTGTCCAACATCGAGCCGGGCCTGTGCGAGAGCGAGTTCTCCCTGGTGCGCTTCGGTGGCGACCAGGCCAAGTACGACGCCACCTACGCGGGCGCCGAGGCCATCCAGCCGGAAGACATCGCCGAGACCATCTTCTGGATGATGAACCAGCCGGCCCACATCAACATCAACAGCCTGGAAATCATGCCGGTGAGCCAGACCTGGGCCGGTTTCGCCGTCAATCGCTCGGTGAAGTGA
- the livM gene encoding high-affinity branched-chain amino acid ABC transporter permease LivM: MTSAIARKPLDIKKSLIDAVVAGLLALIVFGPIMGVVLDGYSFNLEFGRVGVMIAVVMVGRFFLSLYLQTPRGEVLMQRFETTGSGVHVRDPDHKSRLRWILPVLIVAAVIFPFFASKYLLTVVILGLIYVLLGLGLNIVVGLAGLLDLGYVAFYAIGAYGLALGYEHLGLGFWSALPLSALAAALAGALLGFPVLRMHGDYLAIVTLGFGEIIRLVLNNWLSFTGGPNGMSVPSPTFLGLEFGRRAKDGGVPIHEFLGFAYNPNLKFLFIYVVLFLVVLLVLYIKHRLTRMPVGRAWEALREDEIACRAMGLNHVLVKLSAFMLGASTAGLAGVFFASYQGFVNPSSFTFFESALILAIVVLGGMGSTVGVVIAAFVLTVAPELLRTFADYRVLLFGVLMVVMMIWRPRGLIRISRAGFTPRKGVAP; the protein is encoded by the coding sequence ATGACTTCTGCCATCGCCAGGAAACCCCTGGATATCAAGAAGAGCCTGATCGACGCCGTCGTCGCCGGTCTGCTCGCCCTCATCGTCTTCGGCCCCATCATGGGCGTGGTGCTCGACGGCTACAGCTTCAACCTGGAGTTCGGCCGTGTCGGCGTGATGATCGCCGTGGTCATGGTCGGTCGCTTCTTCCTCAGCCTCTACCTGCAGACCCCGCGCGGCGAAGTGCTGATGCAGCGCTTCGAGACCACCGGTTCCGGCGTGCACGTGCGCGACCCCGACCACAAGAGCCGGCTGCGCTGGATCCTCCCGGTGCTGATCGTGGCCGCGGTGATCTTCCCGTTCTTCGCCAGCAAGTACCTGCTCACCGTGGTCATCCTCGGCCTGATCTACGTGTTGCTGGGCCTGGGCCTGAACATAGTGGTGGGCCTCGCCGGCCTGCTCGACCTCGGCTACGTGGCCTTCTACGCCATCGGCGCCTACGGCCTGGCGCTGGGCTACGAGCACCTGGGTCTCGGCTTCTGGTCCGCCTTGCCATTGTCCGCCCTCGCCGCGGCACTGGCCGGCGCGTTGCTGGGCTTCCCGGTGCTGCGCATGCATGGTGACTACCTGGCCATCGTGACCCTGGGCTTCGGCGAGATCATCCGCCTGGTGCTGAACAACTGGCTGAGCTTCACCGGCGGCCCGAACGGCATGTCGGTGCCGTCGCCCACTTTCCTCGGCCTGGAGTTCGGCCGCCGGGCGAAGGACGGCGGGGTGCCCATCCACGAGTTCCTGGGCTTCGCCTACAACCCCAACCTGAAGTTCCTGTTCATCTACGTGGTGCTCTTCCTGGTGGTGCTGCTGGTGCTCTACATCAAGCACCGTCTCACCCGCATGCCGGTGGGCCGCGCCTGGGAAGCGCTGCGCGAGGATGAGATCGCCTGCCGCGCCATGGGCCTGAACCATGTGCTGGTGAAGCTCTCGGCGTTCATGCTGGGCGCCTCCACCGCGGGCCTGGCGGGCGTCTTCTTCGCCAGCTACCAGGGCTTCGTCAACCCGTCGTCCTTCACCTTCTTCGAGTCGGCGCTGATCCTCGCCATCGTCGTGCTCGGGGGCATGGGTTCCACCGTCGGGGTGGTCATCGCCGCCTTCGTCCTCACCGTCGCGCCGGAGCTGCTGCGCACCTTCGCCGACTACCGTGTGCTGCTGTTCGGCGTGCTCATGGTGGTGATGATGATCTGGCGCCCGCGTGGGCTGATCCGTATCAGCCGCGCCGGCTTCACCCCGCGTAAAGGAGTTGCCCCATGA
- a CDS encoding PDR/VanB family oxidoreductase codes for MLDVVITAIRPEARDILSLELARADRGPLPAFSAGAHIDLHLPNGLVRQYSLCNHPEETHRYQIAVLRSADSRGGSDAVHQLQPGQALRIGTPRNLFPLAEYGGRSLLLAGGIGITPLLCMAEQLASSDADFQLHYCVRSEEHAAFVARLEGSPFAGRVQLHFDDGARGRLDVSRLLAAQPGDTQLYTCGPGGFMQHVLDSARELGWEESRLHREYFSAEATPQGAADAFEVQLAGSGQVLRVEAGESVVEALRKVGVEVPVACEQGICGTCLTRVLDGVPEHRDLFLTEEEQAANDQFTPCCSRARSPRLVLDL; via the coding sequence GTGCTCGACGTCGTCATCACCGCCATCCGCCCGGAAGCCCGGGACATCCTCAGCCTCGAACTCGCCCGCGCCGACCGCGGCCCACTGCCGGCCTTCAGCGCCGGCGCGCACATCGACCTGCACCTGCCTAACGGGCTGGTGCGCCAGTACTCGCTGTGCAACCACCCCGAGGAAACCCATCGCTACCAGATCGCCGTGCTGCGCAGCGCCGACTCGCGCGGAGGCTCCGACGCCGTGCACCAGCTGCAGCCCGGCCAGGCGCTGCGCATCGGCACACCGCGCAACCTGTTCCCGCTGGCCGAGTACGGCGGACGCAGCCTGCTGTTGGCCGGGGGTATCGGCATCACGCCCCTGCTGTGCATGGCTGAGCAGCTGGCCTCGAGCGACGCCGATTTCCAGCTTCACTACTGCGTCCGCTCGGAGGAGCACGCCGCCTTCGTCGCGCGCCTCGAAGGGAGCCCCTTCGCCGGACGGGTGCAGCTGCACTTCGACGACGGCGCGCGGGGCCGCCTGGACGTCAGCCGCCTGCTGGCCGCCCAGCCGGGCGACACCCAGCTCTACACCTGCGGTCCCGGTGGGTTCATGCAGCACGTGCTGGACAGCGCCCGCGAGCTTGGTTGGGAAGAGAGCCGCCTTCACCGCGAATACTTCAGCGCCGAGGCGACCCCGCAGGGCGCAGCCGATGCGTTCGAAGTGCAGTTGGCCGGCAGCGGCCAGGTGCTGCGGGTGGAAGCCGGGGAGAGTGTGGTGGAGGCCCTGCGCAAGGTCGGGGTGGAGGTGCCGGTGGCCTGTGAGCAGGGTATCTGCGGCACCTGCCTGACCCGCGTGCTGGACGGCGTGCCGGAGCACCGCGACCTGTTCCTCACCGAGGAGGAACAGGCCGCCAACGATCAGTTCACGCCCTGCTGCTCCCGCGCCCGCAGCCCACGCCTGGTGCTCGACCTCTAG
- a CDS encoding branched-chain amino acid ABC transporter permease: MDGIILQQLINGLTLGSVYGLIAIGYTMVYGIIGMINFAHGEVYMISAYIAAITLAILAFFGLESFPLLILGTLLFTIAVTGVYGFVIERIAYKPLRNSTRLAPLISAIGMSLILQNYVQLSQGARQQGVPTLLDGALKFHIGEGFVQLTYTKVFILVAAFLGMAVLTYVIQRTKLGRMCRATQQDRKMASILGINTDRVISYVFVIGAAMAALAGVLITMNYGTFDFYAGFIIGIKAFTAAVLGGIGSLPGAMLGGIILGIAEAQFSGMVNTDYKDVFSFSLLVLILIFRPQGLLGRPHVAKV; encoded by the coding sequence ATGGACGGTATTATCCTGCAACAGCTGATCAACGGGCTGACCCTCGGGTCCGTCTACGGTCTGATCGCCATCGGCTACACCATGGTTTACGGCATCATCGGCATGATCAACTTCGCCCATGGCGAGGTGTACATGATCTCCGCCTACATCGCCGCGATCACCCTGGCCATCCTGGCCTTCTTCGGACTCGAATCCTTCCCGCTGCTGATCCTCGGCACCTTGCTGTTCACCATCGCGGTGACCGGCGTCTACGGTTTCGTGATCGAGCGCATCGCCTACAAGCCGCTGCGCAACTCCACCCGCCTGGCGCCGCTGATCTCCGCCATCGGCATGTCGCTGATCCTGCAGAACTACGTGCAGCTGAGCCAGGGCGCGCGCCAGCAAGGCGTACCCACCCTGCTCGACGGCGCGCTGAAGTTCCATATCGGCGAGGGCTTCGTGCAGCTCACCTACACCAAGGTGTTCATCCTGGTGGCAGCCTTCCTCGGCATGGCGGTGCTGACCTACGTGATCCAGCGCACCAAGCTCGGCCGCATGTGCCGCGCCACCCAGCAGGACCGCAAGATGGCGTCGATCCTCGGGATCAACACCGACCGGGTGATCTCCTACGTGTTCGTCATCGGCGCCGCCATGGCCGCCCTGGCCGGCGTGCTGATCACCATGAACTACGGCACCTTCGACTTCTATGCCGGCTTCATCATCGGCATCAAGGCCTTCACCGCAGCGGTGCTCGGCGGCATCGGCTCGCTGCCCGGCGCCATGCTCGGCGGCATCATCCTCGGCATCGCCGAGGCGCAGTTCTCCGGCATGGTCAACACCGACTACAAGGACGTGTTCAGCTTCTCCCTGCTGGTCCTGATCCTGATCTTCCGTCCCCAGGGCCTGCTGGGCCGTCCGCACGTCGCCAAGGTGTAA